In Calditrichota bacterium, a single window of DNA contains:
- the rpsA gene encoding 30S ribosomal protein S1: MQDQEKENSLQNDEVNENPQNITEGGGEQVQATPETDAAETTETPSVEETVVTETVVEETPAEGEADTGPKTLKLEDLVEEKEYSDDEAEWYRQIYEQTLNKFQEGEIIRGRILAINQKEVSVDIGFKSEGVVPLEEFSNPEELKIGDEIEVYLDTVEDRDGQLVLSRKKADFIKAWEQVIKYFEEDRTIEGRIVRRIKGGMVVDIMGVDAFLPGSQIDVKPVRDFDALVGKTFEFKIVNVNQPRKNIVVSRRVLIEEGLKGQREKILNELEKGQILEGTVKNITNFGVFIDLGGVDGLLHINDLSWGRVSHPSEVVSLDEKIKVMVLDFDEDKTRISLGLKQLQPHPWENVEEHYPVGAKVTGKVVNIADYGAFVELEKGIEGLIHISEMSWTQHIRHPSQVVSLGDIVEAIVLNVEKDERKISLSLRQLEPNPWDEIEKKYEVGSHHKGIVRNLTNFGAFVELEEGIDGLVHISDLSWTKKVRHPSEVLKKGDEIEVVVLGIDRDNRRISLGYKQVFENPWDSLEQQYKPGTRVKGKIVRPIDKGLIVEIPEDVEGFVPISHLVEMDKPEIKHISDVYNAGDEVELSVIEFDKTNKRIVLSERSPEELTPEQGGTASPGEGKGEKRPRIRRTGAKPSKKAAAAEKTEESPKEKAADAAKPEAEKEDSPEPAETAAEASEKPAAAEETEEKTTEKTEEKGAEPAADSVEEEKPATEEKPAEEEKTEDASEEKAAEKPEDSEEKEK, encoded by the coding sequence ATGCAAGATCAAGAAAAAGAAAATTCACTTCAGAATGACGAAGTGAATGAGAATCCCCAAAACATAACGGAGGGAGGTGGTGAACAGGTTCAGGCGACACCGGAAACCGACGCTGCGGAAACTACGGAAACACCGAGTGTTGAGGAAACCGTTGTAACGGAGACAGTGGTTGAAGAAACGCCGGCAGAAGGTGAGGCAGACACGGGTCCGAAGACACTGAAGTTGGAAGACCTGGTAGAGGAAAAGGAATATTCAGACGATGAAGCCGAATGGTACCGCCAAATTTATGAGCAAACGCTCAACAAATTTCAGGAAGGTGAAATTATCCGGGGCCGAATTCTGGCAATTAACCAGAAGGAAGTGTCTGTGGATATCGGATTTAAGTCTGAAGGCGTCGTTCCTCTGGAAGAATTCAGCAATCCTGAAGAATTAAAAATTGGTGATGAAATCGAGGTCTATCTGGACACGGTTGAGGATCGGGACGGCCAGTTGGTCCTTTCCCGCAAAAAGGCCGATTTTATTAAAGCCTGGGAACAGGTCATTAAATATTTCGAAGAAGACCGCACGATTGAAGGGCGCATTGTTCGCCGGATTAAGGGTGGAATGGTGGTCGATATAATGGGTGTGGATGCCTTTTTACCCGGTTCCCAGATTGACGTGAAACCGGTTCGGGATTTTGATGCCCTGGTTGGCAAGACATTTGAATTTAAAATTGTGAATGTCAATCAGCCCCGGAAAAACATCGTTGTGTCCAGACGTGTTTTGATTGAAGAAGGGCTGAAAGGCCAGCGCGAAAAGATCCTGAACGAGCTGGAAAAAGGCCAGATTCTGGAAGGAACCGTCAAGAACATTACCAATTTTGGCGTATTCATCGATTTGGGCGGCGTTGACGGGTTGTTGCACATCAACGATTTGTCCTGGGGCCGCGTGAGCCATCCGTCCGAGGTGGTCTCCCTGGATGAAAAGATTAAGGTGATGGTCCTTGATTTCGATGAAGATAAAACAAGAATCTCTCTTGGTTTAAAGCAGCTTCAACCACACCCGTGGGAAAATGTGGAAGAGCACTACCCGGTGGGAGCCAAGGTGACCGGAAAAGTGGTCAATATTGCGGATTACGGTGCCTTTGTTGAGCTGGAAAAGGGCATCGAAGGGCTTATCCACATCTCTGAAATGTCCTGGACACAGCATATCCGGCATCCGAGCCAGGTTGTTTCTCTGGGCGATATTGTTGAAGCCATTGTTTTAAACGTCGAAAAGGATGAACGCAAAATCTCGTTGAGCCTCAGGCAATTGGAACCCAATCCCTGGGATGAAATCGAGAAAAAATATGAAGTGGGATCTCACCACAAGGGCATTGTCAGAAATCTGACCAACTTTGGTGCGTTTGTCGAGTTGGAAGAAGGCATTGACGGATTGGTTCACATCTCTGATCTGTCCTGGACCAAGAAGGTCCGTCATCCGAGTGAAGTGCTCAAAAAGGGTGACGAAATCGAAGTGGTCGTGCTGGGCATTGACCGCGACAACCGCCGCATTTCACTGGGATACAAACAGGTCTTCGAAAATCCGTGGGATTCCCTGGAGCAGCAGTACAAGCCCGGTACCCGGGTGAAGGGCAAGATTGTCCGGCCGATCGACAAAGGCCTGATTGTGGAAATTCCTGAGGATGTTGAGGGATTTGTGCCCATTTCTCATCTGGTGGAAATGGACAAACCCGAAATCAAACATATCAGTGATGTCTACAATGCCGGTGACGAAGTTGAGCTGTCTGTGATCGAATTCGACAAGACGAACAAACGAATCGTATTGTCGGAACGTAGTCCGGAGGAGTTGACTCCGGAACAGGGTGGAACCGCTTCGCCTGGTGAAGGAAAAGGCGAAAAACGGCCCCGAATCCGGCGGACGGGCGCGAAACCTTCAAAGAAAGCGGCTGCAGCAGAAAAAACAGAGGAGTCACCCAAAGAAAAAGCAGCAGATGCGGCCAAACCCGAAGCCGAAAAGGAGGACTCTCCCGAACCGGCCGAAACTGCAGCGGAAGCGTCCGAAAAGCCTGCCGCCGCGGAAGAAACAGAAGAAAAAACAACTGAGAAAACGGAAGAAAAAGGGGCCGAACCCGCTGCGGATTCTGTTGAAGAAGAGAAGCCCGCAACTGAGGAAAAACCGGCTGAAGAAGAAAAAACTGAAGATGCTTCCGAAGAAAAGGCGGCTGAAAAACCGGAGGATTCTGAAGAGAAGGAAAAGTAA